The genomic segment aagaaagaaaggaaaagaaaaaaagaaaaaaatatagtcaaaagtgtatgtgtgtgtttgaatgtttttttttatggatgtttttttatgataaaattgtaaagaataaagaagaatttaatattttgatttgctcacggtCCGGAATTATTAACTCATACGTAAATTGTAtatctaatatccgatgaaaagacaaaatttttagAACTTCTTTAACATGTCAAAGccatgaagcagcttacctcaggtagggtgcgttaggagtgttaataccttccctaaccacaaccagtcccttacccgtgaatctctgacaataCCAGTacacccgggtttcctagtagccctcaattaaatgctaggtggcgactcccaatgAACCAATCAAAGCAAACAGCATAACGAGAAAAAATTGCCAGACAACACCACGCGGATTTGACGTGCGACAAGACtaattagtttgatttttgtgtttttgctcctttttttaGAACTTATATTGGAAGTTTTTATTCCTTGGGTCACTATCTTCTTAATGGtgctcttttaatttaattctactCGATtactataaataaattaaagaaactatGTATGGAGCAATGCATGGTAGCAGAATTATAGGTTTCCGACTGACAAACTTTCAactaaagaaatgaaaaaaggtGGATAAGCATCTTGCAAATGTTCGGAAATCTCAATAATGAAGTACAATGACAATAATTACGTGAACTTGAGGCACTATACTGTGGTGTGATTTGTATTCTGTGTTTAATCGTGCCTAGATAATGGGGAATAGTATGATAAAAATGCATGGTAATCTAATACCGCTAATTGTTAAGGAATTCGTTGGAGGCTTGAAGAGGATGCTTGAATTCCGATAGAAGCAAAACGCAGTTTGTTTCTCCTAATCAAGTTGAAGTTTTCGCGCGGATAAACTttcttggaaaataaattccagACAGCTGTAAAATTGAATTCCAGGCTGATGACTAGTTGATGGCTTCAAAGCCAAATGAATTCCAGGCTGATGACTAGTTGACCGCTTCAAAGCATTTCTTGCACGATTTAGAGATTGGTTGTCAGTTTGGGATTGAAGAAAGGTCATCTTAGAGATTGATCGTAATTGGTTACTCTCCTAGGCTTTTGGTTAAAGATCATGTATTGTGCTTGACTTGGCTGATTCAGCGTAAGGAAATGAAAATTGTTTCATGCAAAATTTCTAGCAAGTGATTGGTAATGTTTTTTTGTAGCTCGGAATATCCTTCATGTCTGAATGCGAGAGGTCAACATATCATTTAAAAACTCTTCTTGGGCTGGAAACCCCTCAACTTTCGCTTGGCTTCATTGCCATCagacaagaaaattaaagtcgTTGAAAATTCTTATGTTGACGATCCGGTAGCTGAATTTTCTCAGGAAGCTTCAAGTACAATTGCTAGGCTTCACAGTGCAATTAGAGCACGGAATCTTAAGTTTGGAGCTTGTTTGAACGCCATGAATtcctcaaatgaaaaatatccTTATCCAACTAGAAgttccaaattgaattttcattgaTCGGtcaattgaaacaaataataataattgaccACAATTATCCTTCTTGGCTGTTGAGAAAAACCTTTCAAAaagatgcctataaataggctcTGGCATGTCGATGTTCTTACAAAATCCATACTTCATAcgttcatttatttatttttcactgcTATCTCACTATACATTCTTTATTCTGATCACCCAACAATCTTCAGTGCTGCTCAAGCTTTTATTGCTCTTCTGCGAGGCTGTTCAACAAATACTTAGTGTATATCATGGGAAGTATTGCCCAGTTGAGTCGTAATTCTTTCCCAGATGGTTTCGTTTTTGGATCTTCTTCGTCAGCTTACCAGGTACAACATTGCTTCAAGTACTCTGGTCGAAGAGAGAAACGCCTCAATTGTTTGTTCTCTGATAACGTTTAAATTATATGCAGTTTGAAGGTGAAACAAACAGGAGAGGCAAAGGGCCGAATATATGGGACACCTTCATCGAGGAGCATCCAGGTATCTCTTTATTCAATGCAGGAGTTCGTTACAATGCTTTACTGACTAAAACAACGAATATAAATCTCTCAAGGAGTCACCAGCCAGCATGTTGATGGCCTGCCTAAATCCATAGTGTATATATTTTGTCTATTAAAtccaaaagaagagagaaaaaagaaagaaagaaggtgaCTTTTGGGGTTAGGGGGAGAAAGTGCGTGCAAATTAAAGatgtaaatatgatttttatcaaataatatatattcaaaggAATTTAAGAACAAATTCTGAAAAATTGCAGAGAGGATAAGTGACCATAGCAATGCAAAGGTGGCAGTTGATTTCTATAATCGCTATAAGGTACGATGTTcgtcttatttttcttttggttgcCTTTTGGGGATCTGATCACCATTACACTTGTTGATATATTTTACGCACAAAATGTTATAGGAAGATGTGCAAAGAATGAGGGGAATGGGAATGGATGCTTTCAGATTCTCTATTTCTTGGTCTAGGGTATTACCGCGtaagtgttttcttttgtttttacccTACATCTCATTCCTTTTTAATTCACGAGGATGGGACGCGTCTCGAATTTCGAAGTCCCACATTTTTCCttactttgatttttcaataatCGAATTGAATTCATCAGATGGCAGACTAAGTGCTGGAATAAACGAAGAAGGGATCCAGTTTTACAACAATCTCATCGATGAGCTCATAAAAAATGGTTATAaccctttccttttcctccATGACTGTGTTTCATAATAATGTTACCGGCTAAAAATAAGAATCTTGAAGTGGCCATGGTAAATGCAGGGGCAATCTTACTTTGCTTGAATTTCgaaaatttgaaaagcattttccaAACTCTCATACAAAACGTTTCACATGCACTTTAGTTTTCTCATATTAATTTTGCTTTGAAATGTACAGGTATACAGCCTTATGTAACTCTCTTTCATTGGGACACTCCACAAGCAATTGAGGACAAATATGGTGGTTTCTTGAGCCCTAATAttttgtaagtaattatatTCATATTATATAAACATCTCACTTTAATTTAAATCCTCCATGCTtgaatctaataatttcaaaactcaTATAGAATCGATTTCCGAGACTTCGTGGAGCTTTGCTTCCAAAGATTTGGAGACCGAGTGAAGCACTGGATCACTTTAAATGAGCCTTTTATGTTTAGCGTCAATGGTTATGACACGGGCACAGTGGCACCCGGCAGAATTTCAACTTTGGAGAATTATCCAGGCCAACCCAAAATCTCTGGCGCCACCGAGGTTTACATTGTAACCCATCATCTATTGCTTGCTCATGCAACGGCTGTGAAAGTATACAAGGAAAAGTATCAGGTTTGCAAAAGCTAAAGCTACAATTAATTTGTGGTTCGTTTCTTAACATATTTCACCAAAGTTTCCTGTGTGACTGTGCTAATTTTATCATTGACAAAATCTCGTCAGACGTGTCAAGGAGGTAAAATTGGGATAACCCTCATTTCTCATTGGTTTGAACCTTACTCAACTAGTGACAGTGATCGGATGGCAACTGAACGAAGCCTTGATTTTATGCTTGGATGGTATGCATTTTGCTAGCTGATTtggataatataataatttgaaacattaattaatttggattaTTAAATTCTATGGAGAAGAAACCAGGATCTTAAATTCTATGTTTTTGGCAGGTACATGGATCCTCTAACTAAAGGTGACTATCCACAGAATATGCACGACTACGTTGGAGGAAGATTGCCTAGATTCAGTGAGGAGGAATCCAAGATGCTGAGAGGATCTTATGACTTTATTGGGGTCAATTACTACACTACATACTATGCTCAGAATGTTGAGGATGTTGACTATAAAAATATTGGGTTTATGGAAGATGCTCGTGTTAACTGGACAggtgaaatatttatttacttgttaattaagtgattaaaaaaaaaaactctcagaATAAGAAGAATACAAGGTCTAAAACTCTACAGTACTTTCTCACTtatgttgatattattttacGTACAGGGGAGAGAAATGGAATACCAATAGGCCCACAGGTGAATGTGATTCTTCATTCTTGTTTCAACAAATTAGTAATTGATATGTAGAATCTTTCTGTTTTAATTTCCCCTTGGTATTGagatatataaatcaaattcgCAGGCGGGTTCAAGTTGGCTTTATATTTATCCCGAAGGTATTCGTCATCTCTTGAATTACGTAAAGGACGCGTATGAAAATCCAACAATATATATCACTGAAAATGGTAAGAACAGAGTCAACAACCCTCGTGTGTTTATGGTTATAGGTGTCAAGAAGCTCTGATTTACtgatttgttggttttttttaaattaggagTTGATGACGTGAATTCCTCGTCATTAGAGGAAGCCCTCGATGATGCCATAAGAGAGCAATATTACAAAGACATTTTCCACAATGTTCTGAAATCTATCAAGTGAGTTTGCTCTTTCCAAATTCATGTTCTCGCTTCCTTTCTCAAACAGtcctagttttttctttctcagtcCGATCTGCTCTAAAAACTTGACTTTTGCAGTGACCATGGTGTCGATGTCAAGGGGTTTTTTGCTTGGTcattcttggatgattttgaaTGGGGATCCGGTTATGGTTCAAGGTTTGGTCTCTTCTACATTGACTACGAAAACAACTTGAAACGATATGCCAAAAATTCTGTGAAGTGGTTTAAGCAATTTCTGAACAAGGACGAATGTACTCAACTCAATGATAACATGTAAGGCCTCTTTTCATCTCCtcttattattatcaaaaaaaccTCTCAACATTTCTCATAACACAAATGATTGCAAtaacagaaaatcaaaatctcgAATGGAGGAGGCATCGGCTCGTAGCCGTAAGAAGTCGAGAATTGATTAAACATTGGCATGAAATATAATAAGGTATTATTGTATATCTTCTTCCATAACTACTGATTTTATTGTATTCATTTTCCATGCTTAACAAACTAATTTATTAACAATGCAGGAGCCCTTTTCGTATGATCAAGACCTACTTGAAACCACATCGGAATAGCACCAAACGCTGAAATCAAACTTTGTTGCAGCAAGTTAGGTTTCCACGTCTGATAAATCCTATTCCATGCATGTTTGCGCCCTTCTAGTTTGTGGACATCAGTGGATCCTTGTCTTCGAATTAATTCTCACATTTTCGTCTAGGATCGATGCTGTTCTtgttgtaataataatatttatttgtatttattttttattttttatatgtattgaCTGGTTATCAATCAAATTCgatattaaataataacttGCTCTGcgcaatttcttttttcctgtaATATTTTGAAGGATACTTCTATTCATGCATAATCATTTTCACTAGAATTCGAGGAATGCATTGTCAAACTGAAACTTATGAAGACCAagtgaaaagtaaataaataatatctatgttagagaataatataaatcatatcatggacctcacctaacagcttaaactattgggttgagatggttctttaacatggtatcagagcctgatCAAGCgttcacgagttcgaatctcaccatccctatttatttgataaagattaagcacaaggtaaagtaggcctgtgcaagtttcaagcccaaaaagctttcacttgaggggatgtattatagaataatataaattatatcctacCAAATAGTTCTATGGCATGAAACATAATTAATTCTTGAGGATGCAAAATGTAGGGTCTCTTTGAAATAATCCTTAAATCCAAGGGAAAGGGGTATAAGCAATTTTGGCGGTTATAGTACTAAAGTGGCCGAATTTACCGGTTAAGAACCTCATTTCTCCGTGTCTCATTGGATTCCCTGCGACGGCTTTTTTGTCAAGGCATTGCACGTTTTGGTTGTTTCTTGATAGATTATCCCTGacagttttttttcccctcttttctccaCTAAAATTCGCACTATCCATTTAAGATTTCAGGGTAGTATCTTAGTTGCGGTTAGTTCAGTGACGGTCAacgtctttttatttataatttttgttgttagtttattttgtagttttttgattttttttttaattttatcttttttttttggtttcttaagcTTTTTCTTGCCCTTctgtattcttttaattgttttcattttcatccttagatatattttttaaaaaattattactcattcttttattggtttcttcttttaattattttgtgaatttactttttcttctcaatttaacccttcaatccaaaattatccatcatttttttttgttcattcaaatattatcttaattaattgatCCATATCGTTGTACCGAAGGTACACATGTTCGTTCAAacattatcataattaattgGATCCTTACCAATGCATGCAAGGTACTCTTATTCATTCAAGTAATATCATCACAAGTTTGATACATATCAATGTAAGCAAGGTACTCGCATCCATATTATATATCAAGTAGTTGATACACATCAATATACTCGAGGTACTCATATTCATTCCAATATTtatcaaagaaataaaacaataaattcgaAACTTTATGAATAAGTTTacacatattgaaaaaacaaggtGCGATGCACCTACTTGTTTCCCTAACCGACAACCTCGTCCCTTTAACTACCAATGACCTTACTCTAGACATCTCTTCTATTTGAGAATCAAGAGATATAATCAATACcctcttataattttatcacaatGTGCATTTTTATACTATTGCAATCTCATTCACATGAATTCATTgccatcttttaatttcatttttcgaTTATTGTCCTTCAACTACCTCATTACACTCCTTACATCAGTTTTCATCGGAGAGCATTGTTTACCATTTTACCATCTtggaaatctcaacacaactcaataGTTTCAAACACCATATTCTTATGAATCAATTCTCACTTGATACCAAGATATTCCTCTATTGGTATCATTATCTTATCTCATTCTTttagaataattaatcaatattttctcTCCTATTTTTTTGGAAGGTAATTGTTGATACTAATGAATCTCATTGGTATCATTAGTCTCCAAATAGTGGGTTAGActaatcaattcaattcaagtGCCGATATTAATACAAGCAATTGTTATCATTACTATTCCTACCCcggaataattaatcaattattattcATATCTGGTTTATTATCAAAGTTGCTGATGTCAAGAACCCTTGACATCATTAACCTCCTTACTTGGAGTAGCTAATCACACCATAAATAGTTGTCGATACCAATGCGACCCATTGATATTGCCACACATGTGCAGCGTCGCGGTGAAATTGCCTCCACTTTAGGTTTTAGTAATCGAAAAATGGGACAggcaaggaattcttgtcttttatcagtagAATGAGGGAATGatagtcaccacctagtatttttgTCACTAGAAATCCTAAGTGGTCTCAGAAATCAGGTACAAGGACTGATTGCATAAagagaaggtattaacaccccaaatATGCCTTACCTAAAGTAAGTtgtattgtttgattgtctgataaaagcTAAGGTTTTGTCGTGCTTTCTAATTGTTGGCCTGTCTAAGGTTGAAGAAAAGTCCTCGTCAGTAAGGAGAtttttatcttatcgggtaaatcCCGACCA from the Populus nigra chromosome 1, ddPopNigr1.1, whole genome shotgun sequence genome contains:
- the LOC133699286 gene encoding beta-glucosidase 12-like, with product MGSIAQLSRNSFPDGFVFGSSSSAYQFEGETNRRGKGPNIWDTFIEEHPERISDHSNAKVAVDFYNRYKEDVQRMRGMGMDAFRFSISWSRVLPHGRLSAGINEEGIQFYNNLIDELIKNGIQPYVTLFHWDTPQAIEDKYGGFLSPNILIDFRDFVELCFQRFGDRVKHWITLNEPFMFSVNGYDTGTVAPGRISTLENYPGQPKISGATEVYIVTHHLLLAHATAVKVYKEKYQTCQGGKIGITLISHWFEPYSTSDSDRMATERSLDFMLGWYMDPLTKGDYPQNMHDYVGGRLPRFSEEESKMLRGSYDFIGVNYYTTYYAQNVEDVDYKNIGFMEDARVNWTGERNGIPIGPQAGSSWLYIYPEGIRHLLNYVKDAYENPTIYITENGVDDVNSSSLEEALDDAIREQYYKDIFHNVLKSINDHGVDVKGFFAWSFLDDFEWGSGYGSRFGLFYIDYENNLKRYAKNSVKWFKQFLNKDECTQLNDNIKSKSRMEEASARSRKKSRID